A single region of the Halopiger xanaduensis SH-6 genome encodes:
- a CDS encoding DUF7331 family protein — translation MDVPARRQDPETEEPEEPAAVVTSHETRPGKVVFTERDNSDGWIATDLAVDLEP, via the coding sequence ATGGACGTACCCGCTCGCAGGCAGGATCCCGAGACCGAAGAACCCGAGGAGCCGGCGGCGGTCGTGACCAGTCACGAGACCCGCCCCGGCAAGGTCGTCTTTACCGAACGCGACAACTCCGACGGCTGGATCGCGACCGATCTAGCCGTCGACCTCGAGCCCTGA
- the dpsA gene encoding DNA starvation/stationary phase protection protein DpsA translates to MSTQKTVRQSADTVEENELRLEQEKAEQIVDALNTELANAYVLYHQLKKHHWVVEGAEFLPLHEFLEEAYEHVEEGADEIAERAQALGGVPVSGPTNLEKRATVEFEGEDVYDVRTMFRNDLEIYGDIIESMRDSIELAENLGDHATSELLREILVDLEEDGHHFEHYLEDDTLVLEEATK, encoded by the coding sequence ATGAGCACCCAGAAGACCGTCCGTCAGTCCGCCGATACCGTCGAGGAGAACGAGCTCCGTCTCGAGCAGGAGAAGGCCGAGCAGATCGTCGACGCGCTGAACACGGAACTGGCCAACGCCTACGTGCTGTACCACCAGCTCAAGAAACACCACTGGGTCGTCGAAGGCGCCGAGTTCCTCCCGCTGCACGAGTTCCTCGAGGAGGCCTACGAACACGTCGAGGAGGGCGCCGACGAGATCGCCGAGCGCGCCCAGGCGCTGGGCGGCGTCCCCGTCTCCGGCCCGACGAACCTCGAGAAGCGCGCCACCGTCGAGTTCGAGGGCGAAGACGTCTACGACGTCCGGACGATGTTCCGGAACGACCTCGAGATCTACGGGGACATCATCGAGTCGATGCGCGACAGCATCGAACTCGCCGAGAACCTCGGCGACCACGCGACCTCCGAGCTCCTCCGTGAGATCCTCGTCGACCTCGAGGAGGACGGCCACCACTTCGAACACTACCTCGAGGACGACACGTTGGTCCTCGAAGAGGCGACGAAGTAA